The Candidatus Bathyarchaeum sp. region TTAAAGGAAAAAAATTAGATCTAATTGTATTTTTATATTAATTTGTGCAATTAGTTTAGTTTTTTTGGTAAAAACCAAATCTTTTAATGTCAAAGAATACAACAAAGAAAATGCATCATTAATCAACATATAAAAATGAAGAAAAAATCTTTGGAAAATGTTATCTGGGTTCCTTTTTTTGTTGGGCCAAACTGTGTTGAGTTGCAGTGATTGAATTATTTAAGAACCCCTACTTCAACAAATTCTGTCATCTGGTATTCACCTTTATTTTTTAATTAACTCAACTATAGAGAACTTATCCAGATGATACGCAACTAAAGCTGGGCCTTCAATCATAGTTTTCTTCGAATTTGTTGCGCAGCCACACAATTACCTGACCACTAGACAAGATACCAACACCCGTAATCTATTTCCTTTCAATTCCACTGCAGGTTTCCTTTGCTCATAGTGTATCCTCATTGTGATTAGATACTTCAAAAATGACTTGTCACATCTGTACGTAAGTGTACCCTATGTATTAAGAACTAAGACACATCGATAGAGATGTCACGAATGTGTTTGCTACTATATTATGCGGTTTCAATTATTGTTTTTGAGCAGTTTGATTGCAGCCATTTTTGCCCCAATCTCTGCTAGATCTTTATTTTTCCCACAGCCAACAATGATTACGTCATTGTCTTTTGGTTCAAGTTGACTAATTAACTTGTCATGCAATTGGGGCATGGTTTCCGAAATGTTTTCCTCTCCATGGGGCAATGTAAGTTTATCATTAGAAAAAATTAGTGTAGTTGCTCCTGTTGCACCACACATTATTGCGGTGTCTCTTTGTTCCATGCCACTTCCTATTGCGTTAGCTGAATTCCTTACTAGGACTGCAATATTGTATGTGCCAAGCGTTAACTCGCTTTTGGGCACATCTATGCCTTTGCTGAGTTTGTTTTGCAGTTCAGTAAACAATTTTTTTCCTTTTTCTGTAAAGGAGATTCCGCTTCGTGAACTTTGGGTGAGTCCTTCATTTTTTAAGCGCTTTAGTAATGTTCGTGTTGCTCCTTCTCCGAGTCCCAATTCTTTGGATAATTTTATCCTTCCTACATTTTTTTCGTCATTAATTATTTCTAGCACTTTAACTATGTGAGCTTCATTAAATGATGGAGAAGGTCCAGGCGCAATTTTTTGCGTAATTTTTTCGATTATCTCAAGTAGTATCAATGCTAAGGCCCCAATCAATTATCATATTGTATGATTTGTTTATAATAATAACTTAATACACTTAAACTTTTAACCCATAAACAGAAAAAAGATAAGCCATCAGATTACAAGATGTCTATTAGTTAATTACAAAGGAGAACAAACAAATTAGAAATGTAATTTTAGTCACAGGTACTCCAGGGGTCGGAAAAACAACGGTTTCAAAGTTGTTGGCGTCTAAATTAAACGCCCAATACGTGAGTGTAACCGATGTTGTAAAATCAAAAAACCTTGTTGAAGCTGTAGATGAACAAAGAGAAACCTTGGTTGCTGACACAGTAAAAGTTTCAGAAGAAATAAAAAACATCATCGATAACTCAAAGAACGATCTTGTAATTGAAGGTCATTATGTTGCTGACGTTGTGCCCGACAAAAAAATTAATTTAGTTTTTGTGCTCCGAAAAGGCCCCACTCAACTAAAGCTGATACTTGAACAAAGAGGGTATCCTGAAAACAAAGTTTGGGAAAACTTGTCCTCAGAAGTTTTAGATGTTTGTTTATGGGACTCAGTTTCTGTTTGTGGACCAAACAAAGTCTGTGAAATCGATGTTACAAACAAACCCGTTGAAGATGTAGTTGAACAGATGCTTTCGGTAATAGAAAACAAAGAAACCTGTACGATTGGAACTGTTGACTGGTTAACGAAACTAGAAAATGAAGGAAAACTCAGCGAGTTTATGCAGCATTTTTAGTTGTTAGCCTAGTTGTCTCAGAATTTGTTGTTTAGATAACAACGTAATGCTTCGCCGGTTTGCATAGGCTTTTGCGTGTCCACTGAATTTTTCTGCGATGATTATGGGTTTAGGGTAGCCCACGTCCTCTGATGCGTTGTCGATGTTTATTATCATGTTGACTCCGACTGTCCGGTTCCAGTCTTTGATCCAAACTGAGCGTTTTTCTTTTCCGCGCCTGATAATTAAGTCAAATTTGTGAGTTATGCCTGATGTGCCTTCCATGATTGCGTCTTTTTCTGTTTGGTAACCGTTTTGCCTGAAATATTTCTGGGCAAGCTCTGCTAGTGTTAGTCGACTCATTTATCTGCTTCCTCTTACAGCATTGAAGTAAAGGTTAGAAAAAGCTTTCCTTCTAAATGTGATACAGATGTACATCGTTTGTGTTTGTTATAGCTGCGGTCGATACTTGTTGGCACAAAAATTTCAAAAAACCAAATTGTGTCCTTACTGTTCGACCCGACTAAATCTTAACAAAACCAAAAAAGTTGTTCAAGCACGAACAGCACAAGAGGCGTCCTTGTATATTCGGAATCTGAAAGAAAAAAAGAATCGTTAGATATCTTATCTGTAACCAAGTGCAATTTTTGATTCTGTTTTAAGTTTGTTGATTTGTAGATGCTTGATAACTAAAGATAATGTTGTTTAATACGACAAAATCTTTAATATGGCAATCAAACGTTTGTGTTTATAGTTTGGAGGCGAAAACCATGGAAGACAAGCCAACAATCATAGCTTATGTGATGCTTATTGCTGGAATCTGTTTACTTGCATTCACTTTCATATGCGCTTACACCTTTCTAATCAACGACCCCTCAATCGTGGCGTCGTCAGATTTGTTAGACGTTTTTGGAAGCGCATTAGCTCCCTTAATCGGAGCGTCTATTCGGATAATGTATCTAGGTGTAATGGGATGGATCGGTGCAGCACTAACTTCACGAGGAGTGCAGTTTGTCACTCAACTCAAACACCTTTCCCGACCAATAGTAAAACCAGTAGCAGATTCTGTTGTTAAACCAAAAGAAATACAAAAAAAGTCAGCCTAAAATCGACCCAAATCTGCGAATCAGCTAAGTAGGTCAACGTGAAGGAAAACGACAAATGAAAATTGTCATACGGATGCTCAAAATTGCAACCATCATTCTGTGGGTAATAGTAATTTTCTTTTCTGTCACAGCAGTGTATTCAGTAACCCAGATGGAGGTTTCAACTGGAGAACCTGAAATTCTTCCTTCTGTTACTGGTGTCCGTTTTTCGTTACCTTTCAGTATAAACAATGGTGGA contains the following coding sequences:
- a CDS encoding DUF4443 domain-containing protein, producing MILLEIIEKITQKIAPGPSPSFNEAHIVKVLEIINDEKNVGRIKLSKELGLGEGATRTLLKRLKNEGLTQSSRSGISFTEKGKKLFTELQNKLSKGIDVPKSELTLGTYNIAVLVRNSANAIGSGMEQRDTAIMCGATGATTLIFSNDKLTLPHGEENISETMPQLHDKLISQLEPKDNDVIIVGCGKNKDLAEIGAKMAAIKLLKNNN
- a CDS encoding restriction endonuclease; the protein is MSRLTLAELAQKYFRQNGYQTEKDAIMEGTSGITHKFDLIIRRGKEKRSVWIKDWNRTVGVNMIINIDNASEDVGYPKPIIIAEKFSGHAKAYANRRSITLLSKQQILRQLG
- a CDS encoding adenylate kinase family protein — protein: MRNVILVTGTPGVGKTTVSKLLASKLNAQYVSVTDVVKSKNLVEAVDEQRETLVADTVKVSEEIKNIIDNSKNDLVIEGHYVADVVPDKKINLVFVLRKGPTQLKLILEQRGYPENKVWENLSSEVLDVCLWDSVSVCGPNKVCEIDVTNKPVEDVVEQMLSVIENKETCTIGTVDWLTKLENEGKLSEFMQHF